In Desulfovibrio sp., the DNA window GATAGGCCAGTCGATCCCAACCCTGCTCCACGGGCACCTGCGGCAAAAATACGCCGCTGCGTCCCTCGTAGACCAGCACAAGGCCGTGCCGCCCCACCTCGATTGCCTCTGGCCCTGGGCAGGGGCTGAGCTCGTCCAGAACGGAAATATCAAGGGCGACATGGGGCCATTCGGCAAGCGTCAAAGCGGGGAAACGTGGGTCTGCAAACGCCGCCGCCTGCGCCATGTGCCATACGGTCGCATACAAAGGTTCACGCCCCACAATATTGCCAATGCAGCCGCGAAGCCTCTCACCCATATTCAGGGTT includes these proteins:
- the amrA gene encoding AmmeMemoRadiSam system protein A, with amino-acid sequence MSIAFSLSDAEKQFLSHQARRSIEAGLAGKSVADVPQPAADQFAAESALWRTLGAFVTLNMGERLRGCIGNIVGREPLYATVWHMAQAAAFADPRFPALTLAEWPHVALDISVLDELSPCPGPEAIEVGRHGLVLVYEGRSGVFLPQVPVEQGWDRLAYLDNLCLKAGVPPGSWKLPGAQLFWYEAVVFKATA